A window of the Thunnus albacares chromosome 15, fThuAlb1.1, whole genome shotgun sequence genome harbors these coding sequences:
- the rpia gene encoding ribose-5-phosphate isomerase, producing the protein MRFPGWVLLSKLAPRFLSASWSQKHACFLSQAAANMAEEAKKLAAYAAVDNHVQNNQVVGVGSGSTIVYAVDRLAERVRQEKLNIVCVPTSFQARQLILQHGLTLSDLDRHPELDVAIDGADEVDADLTLIKGGGGCLTQEKIVAGCAKHFIVIADYRKDSKALGQQWKKGIPIEVIPMAYVPVSRTIAKRFGGEANLRMAVSKAGPVVTDNSNFILDWKFEHAQNWKQVNTAIKMIPGVVDTGLFVGMAERAYFGMEDGRVQIRDPPIN; encoded by the exons ATGAGATTCCCGGGGTGGGTCCTCCTCAGTAAACTCGCCCCTCGTTTTCTCTCAGCATCCTGGAGTCAGAAACACGCGTGTTTTCTCAGTCAGGCTGCAGCTAACATGGCAGAGGAGGCGAAGAAACTGGCCGCTTACGCCGCGGTGGATAACCACGTCCAG aacAACCAGGTGGTCGGTGTGGGCAGCGGCTCAACCATCGTCTATGCTGTGGACAGATTAG CGGAGAGAGTTCGTCAGGAGAAACTTAACATCGTGTGTGTGCCCACCTCCTTCCAG GCTCGTCAGCTGATTCTGCAGCACGGCCTCACGCTGTCGGATCTGGACAGGCACCCAGAG CTGGATGTGGCGATCGACGGGGCGGACGAAGTGGACGCAGATCTTACGTTGATCAAAGGCGGAGG CGGCTGCTTGACTCAGGAGAAGATCGTCGCCGGCTGCGCCAAACATTTCATCGTCATCGCCGATTACAG GAAGGACTCCAAGGCTCTGGGCCAGCAGTGGAAGAAGGGGATTCCCATCGAGGTTATCCCCATGGCGTACGTCCCCGTCTCCAGGACGATAGCCAAACGCTTCGGAGGAGAAGCCAACTTGCGAATGGCCGTCAGTAAAGCA GGTCCTGTGGTCACTGACAACAGCAACTTCATCCTGGACTGGAAGTTTGAGCACGCTCAGAACTGGAAGCAAGTCAACACTGCAATCAAGATGATTCCAG GCGTTGTGGACACGGGACTCTTTGTGGGCATGGCTGAACGGGCTTACTTTGGGATGGAGGATGGAAGAGTGCAGATTCGGGATCCTCCGATCAACTGA